A genomic stretch from Hyalangium ruber includes:
- a CDS encoding tetratricopeptide repeat protein encodes MATSAACDSGPKLEAKARQAEAEKQPEEAFKLYQRACEKEALTSCLRLGSLHAEGLGTPKNEAEALKLFSRTCDAQLAEGCSGAASLLARTPTDAARARELEDKACTLGHKASCTERAVRIVQTLDVLAATPEQREEYSRALELIQGGCRSGGQRECESLCVASKGSEQDACRGACDKGVASACHLVAQALLKAEKPELKGVQELETKACEGGVAAACLSLARGGLRGWFKGAQPAKALAKRACDAGDCSAACELGDSQACLAESRRLASTLPPNPKAAEAYAATACRRGLLVACAGLNPSAPATEGTEASEDPLELMRAVCGVEPVLERPQGAEKDLLVCPRCPLAFPAGDVGAPTFSGVAMGSFLEPERKEALVALDGCEGYEFSGVTRGTFGRRVLLAHVKGQWKQLRYYPTNSPTLGEATLRLRTREGTDVFLSDEGPGCHMGGCSTVLKLTRLTEKRMEQQVVLSSDYDESRWYWSTPTQSEDGTVRIMLFPKEEEGEHIVEWKWDGAELTTQRVDSSVTKDRGVRSKLPQGSWRAVPSYDELKR; translated from the coding sequence TTGGCCACCAGTGCGGCATGCGACAGCGGCCCCAAGCTCGAAGCGAAGGCACGGCAGGCCGAGGCCGAGAAACAGCCCGAGGAGGCGTTCAAGCTCTACCAGCGCGCCTGTGAGAAGGAAGCCCTCACGAGCTGCCTCCGCCTGGGCAGCCTCCACGCCGAAGGCCTGGGCACGCCGAAGAACGAGGCCGAGGCGCTGAAGCTCTTCTCGCGCACCTGCGATGCCCAGCTCGCGGAAGGTTGCTCGGGAGCTGCCTCCCTCCTCGCCCGCACTCCCACCGACGCGGCGCGCGCACGGGAACTCGAGGACAAGGCGTGTACCCTCGGTCACAAAGCCTCATGCACGGAGCGGGCTGTTCGCATCGTCCAGACGCTGGACGTCCTCGCGGCAACACCGGAGCAGCGCGAGGAGTACAGCCGCGCCCTCGAGCTCATTCAGGGAGGGTGTCGCTCTGGGGGACAGCGCGAATGCGAGAGCCTGTGTGTGGCGTCGAAGGGCTCTGAGCAGGACGCGTGCCGCGGGGCTTGCGACAAAGGTGTGGCCTCGGCGTGTCACCTCGTCGCGCAAGCGCTGCTGAAGGCGGAGAAGCCCGAGCTGAAGGGTGTCCAGGAACTCGAGACGAAGGCCTGCGAGGGAGGTGTGGCCGCGGCCTGTCTGTCGCTCGCACGCGGGGGACTGCGTGGCTGGTTCAAGGGCGCCCAGCCCGCGAAGGCGCTCGCCAAGCGCGCCTGCGACGCCGGAGACTGCTCGGCCGCATGCGAGCTGGGAGACAGCCAGGCATGCCTGGCGGAGTCGCGCCGGCTCGCCTCGACTCTTCCCCCCAACCCCAAGGCCGCCGAGGCCTACGCGGCCACGGCCTGCCGCCGGGGCCTGCTCGTCGCGTGCGCGGGGCTGAACCCGAGCGCACCGGCCACGGAGGGCACGGAAGCGAGCGAGGATCCTCTCGAGCTGATGCGCGCGGTGTGCGGCGTGGAGCCCGTCCTCGAGCGTCCCCAGGGGGCGGAGAAGGATCTGCTCGTCTGCCCTCGCTGCCCGCTGGCCTTCCCCGCGGGCGATGTGGGCGCGCCCACCTTCAGCGGGGTGGCGATGGGCTCCTTTCTCGAGCCCGAACGCAAGGAGGCCCTCGTCGCGCTCGATGGGTGCGAGGGCTACGAGTTCTCCGGCGTCACCCGCGGCACCTTCGGCCGACGGGTGCTGCTGGCGCACGTGAAGGGACAGTGGAAGCAGCTTCGCTACTACCCCACCAACAGCCCCACGCTGGGCGAGGCCACCCTGCGGCTGCGCACCCGCGAGGGCACGGACGTCTTCCTGAGTGATGAGGGCCCGGGCTGCCACATGGGCGGGTGCTCCACGGTGCTGAAGCTCACGCGCCTGACGGAGAAGCGGATGGAGCAGCAGGTGGTCCTCTCCTCCGATTACGACGAGTCGCGCTGGTACTGGAGCACGCCTACGCAGAGTGAGGATGGGACGGTCCGCATCATGCTGTTCCCCAAGGAGGAAGAGGGGGAGCACATCGTCGAGTGGAAGTGGGACGGCGCGGAGCTGACGACCCAGCGGGTCGACAGCTCCGTCACGAAGGATCGCGGCGTCCGCTCCAAACTGCCGCAAGGCAGCTGGCGCGCCGTGCCCTCCTACGACGAGCTGAAGCGCTGA
- a CDS encoding DUF3592 domain-containing protein — protein MTGGYLFSVASLETRFRITVVLAVCCLAIGGFDFLRTASFVLNAEQAHAVVVTASSRGSGQYRMFKGHPEVVEFSDLDGIVHTTTLYYGQPGRHPPGTTVEVLYKPYDPAGTARYRDSGQLWTLSGCLMLMGALFLAGALAVRKRGY, from the coding sequence GTGACGGGCGGCTATCTTTTTTCCGTGGCTTCTCTTGAGACTCGTTTCCGGATCACGGTCGTCCTCGCCGTTTGCTGCCTGGCGATTGGGGGCTTTGATTTCCTCCGCACCGCGTCGTTCGTCTTGAACGCCGAGCAGGCGCACGCCGTAGTGGTCACCGCGAGCAGCCGAGGAAGCGGCCAGTACCGCATGTTCAAGGGCCACCCGGAGGTGGTCGAGTTCTCGGATCTGGACGGCATCGTGCACACCACCACCCTCTACTATGGACAACCTGGCCGCCATCCGCCGGGGACAACCGTGGAGGTTCTCTACAAGCCGTACGATCCGGCCGGAACCGCGCGCTATAGGGACTCCGGGCAGCTCTGGACCTTGTCTGGCTGCCTGATGCTGATGGGGGCCCTCTTCCTGGCCGGCGCGCTCGCGGTCCGGAAGCGCGGCTATTGA
- a CDS encoding Kelch repeat-containing protein, producing the protein MNAGARCWILVAGVLGALWGCGESSSAQGGRPSEPEVPERAASWTVSSNPRLPTTHLTSVLLPSGKVLVAGGDTAELYDPERDSWTATGRLLEPRREYTMSLLPSGKVLVAGGVSVASNAVLASAELYEPSTGTWSATGSMTHPRHWHAAAALPSGQVLVAGGDDGTGMMGQPGELVLAERYDPATGTWTPVASMTDRRAKHTATALPSGQVLVVAGWVQGYGKGNGVIASAELYDPALDTWTRIPAGGRFNHTATLLPSGKVLVVGGMGFTNPVTQVELFDAALNTWADVASLPAAQLFPVTSVLPNGKVLVAGEWAVVGSHAQVYDPATDTWAQTADLNRPRAVASSGATLLPNGKVLVVGGAADAELYDPGTSP; encoded by the coding sequence ATGAACGCTGGGGCCCGCTGTTGGATTCTCGTCGCCGGAGTGCTGGGAGCGCTGTGGGGTTGTGGAGAGTCGTCGTCCGCGCAGGGGGGACGCCCGAGCGAGCCGGAGGTTCCCGAGCGAGCCGCGAGCTGGACGGTGAGCAGCAACCCGCGCCTGCCGACAACCCACCTCACGTCGGTGCTGCTGCCCTCAGGCAAGGTGCTCGTCGCCGGCGGAGACACCGCGGAGCTGTATGACCCGGAGCGGGACAGCTGGACCGCCACGGGCCGCCTGCTCGAGCCGCGCCGCGAGTACACGATGAGCCTGCTGCCCTCGGGCAAGGTGCTCGTCGCCGGGGGCGTCAGCGTGGCTTCGAACGCGGTCCTCGCCAGCGCGGAGCTGTACGAGCCCTCCACGGGCACCTGGAGCGCCACGGGCAGCATGACCCACCCGCGCCACTGGCACGCCGCCGCCGCGCTGCCCTCGGGCCAGGTGCTCGTCGCGGGAGGAGACGATGGAACGGGGATGATGGGCCAGCCGGGAGAGCTGGTCCTCGCCGAGCGCTACGACCCGGCGACGGGGACCTGGACTCCGGTGGCCTCCATGACCGACCGCCGCGCCAAACACACCGCCACCGCGCTGCCCTCGGGCCAGGTGCTCGTCGTGGCCGGATGGGTCCAAGGGTATGGCAAGGGCAACGGAGTCATCGCCAGCGCGGAGCTCTACGACCCGGCCCTGGATACCTGGACCCGCATTCCCGCGGGAGGGCGCTTCAATCACACCGCGACCCTGCTGCCTTCCGGCAAGGTGCTCGTCGTCGGCGGGATGGGCTTCACCAACCCGGTCACCCAGGTGGAGCTCTTCGACGCGGCGCTGAACACCTGGGCCGACGTGGCCAGCCTGCCCGCGGCGCAGCTCTTTCCCGTCACCAGCGTGCTGCCCAACGGCAAGGTGCTCGTCGCGGGAGAATGGGCCGTCGTGGGCTCCCACGCGCAGGTGTACGACCCCGCGACGGACACCTGGGCCCAGACCGCCGACCTGAACCGGCCCCGGGCCGTCGCCAGCTCCGGCGCCACGCTGCTGCCCAACGGCAAGGTGCTCGTCGTCGGAGGCGCGGCGGACGCGGAGCTGTACGACCCGGGCACGTCTCCTTAA
- a CDS encoding S8 family peptidase — protein sequence MASVQSALSHSQRTPAGTGAVPLHVVVELTEPPTAVEYQAKLNSTPADATLSSQQLATRAAMEQLTYVEREQARFAGRVQTAAIPGTREMYRLQRVYNGIVYVTDEQGLSQLRRLPGARAVHVLPVLTADNAYEVPFVGANQLWSLGVPLRGTGMKVGIIDTGIDYLHANFGGPGTVAAYTSNNKNLIEQGSFPTAKVVGGWDFAGAAYNAANSATSIPLPDADPLDGNGHGTHVSGTAAGLGVQADGTTYRSSYEVSLDTTAMRIGPGVAPEAQLFALKVFGDNGGSTALAPLAVEWATDPNGDGNFSDRLDVINLSLGGAIGSPNDPSAAFYTNAVNAGVVVVASAGNNNDIYFATGSPGATPSVLSVAASTVGFYPAAIRVDAPASLAGLIPAGTASFGPAAPTPVSGNVVVAAPLEGCGALTNAAEVAGKVALFVRGTCAFADKAVNAQQAGAIAVLIYNNAPGDPPGLGGTGNVTIPTRGLAQSDGDAIRAAIAAGETVTVTLHDAFRVSLPERGDTITSFSSRGPVRNLARPMLKPDITAPGFNVVSAGAGSGNNSVALNGTSMASPLTAGAMTLLRQQRPTWTPFELKALAMNTAGHDLFNVPTAPRLRVSPTRVGAGRVDVAAAANGSVIAYSAAAPEWVSVSFATIDVSTVANEVQAIQLKNKGQASETYNVTLDAAVAPPGVTIAPSSTSVTVAANATAELNLTLTADPAAMVRQRDATTVTSGLSTPNALRHWLSEASGYVVFTPQSGNGPTLRVPYFAAPTPASNLTATSLPATGTSGTANLSITGTGVNTLSLATTPQQQGVRSLSTAFELAYASPNTAPMGGPIPGGYPLAETDIANLKYVGITSSGTNLFFALNTWAPWGSPLEVEFDVYVRRAGAPSWEFVLYNYDSNRLNANGAYSNVYISTLVNLASGQVSRQRPLNILDAGTHVPLYFSDTLVMGVSTTSLGLTAPNTALEYQVVSFNTRFGLVDTSPVLRYDLAAPAFTTTLDTSLELPGSNLPPFRLGAAGDVPVTYNLTRARATQTGGLLLVAHHNANGQKARAVSVDGLTCSSNASCTEPGAGVCDTLSGACVGCTSNADCATGYCDIYGTRTCQAAVDCRRADGPVCPANFFCSPDFGTCQPSQAIIATLVVPPSSMCPNGGIQVNTGFDNDRSGQLDREEIVQTQYVCNGTNGASATVVAEPAGANCANGGVRVQVGNNAPSYVCNGENGADGLSPTITTEPPGANCAEGGLRVQVGTGTPAYVCNGASSEPTTVTPEPQGDNCATGGVRVQVGSNTPTYVCNGPAGPTGPQGPEGPAGPQGPQGPQGPAGEGGCSAAGGSSLLPLMAFVLLARLGRSRSKAGAAGRRKPAAG from the coding sequence GTGGCCTCAGTGCAGTCGGCGCTGAGCCACAGTCAGCGCACCCCCGCGGGCACGGGGGCGGTGCCTCTGCACGTCGTGGTGGAGCTGACCGAGCCCCCCACGGCGGTAGAGTACCAGGCCAAGCTGAACAGCACGCCGGCGGATGCGACGCTAAGCTCCCAGCAGCTGGCGACCCGGGCCGCGATGGAGCAGCTCACGTATGTCGAGCGCGAGCAGGCCCGCTTCGCCGGCCGCGTGCAGACGGCGGCCATTCCCGGCACCCGTGAGATGTACCGGCTGCAGCGCGTCTACAACGGCATCGTCTATGTCACCGACGAGCAGGGCCTGTCCCAGCTGCGCAGGCTGCCAGGCGCACGCGCGGTGCATGTGCTGCCGGTGCTCACCGCCGACAACGCCTATGAGGTGCCGTTCGTCGGCGCCAACCAGCTGTGGTCGCTCGGTGTGCCGCTCCGCGGCACGGGCATGAAGGTGGGCATCATCGACACGGGTATCGACTACCTGCACGCCAACTTCGGCGGGCCCGGGACGGTCGCGGCTTACACCTCGAACAACAAGAACCTCATCGAGCAGGGCAGCTTCCCCACCGCGAAGGTCGTGGGCGGCTGGGACTTCGCCGGAGCCGCGTACAACGCCGCCAATAGCGCGACTTCGATTCCGCTTCCCGACGCGGACCCGCTGGATGGCAACGGCCACGGCACCCACGTGTCCGGCACCGCCGCGGGCCTCGGCGTGCAGGCGGACGGCACCACGTACCGGAGCTCGTACGAGGTGAGCCTGGACACCACCGCGATGCGCATCGGGCCCGGCGTGGCCCCTGAGGCGCAGCTCTTCGCGCTCAAGGTGTTCGGCGACAATGGCGGCTCGACCGCGCTGGCGCCGCTGGCCGTCGAGTGGGCGACCGATCCCAACGGGGACGGCAACTTCAGCGATCGGCTGGACGTCATCAACCTCTCGCTGGGCGGGGCGATCGGCAGCCCCAACGACCCGAGCGCCGCCTTCTACACCAACGCCGTCAATGCGGGCGTCGTGGTGGTGGCTTCGGCGGGTAACAACAACGACATCTACTTCGCCACCGGCTCGCCAGGTGCCACACCCTCGGTGCTGAGCGTGGCGGCCTCCACGGTGGGCTTCTATCCCGCGGCTATCCGGGTGGACGCGCCGGCATCGCTGGCGGGCCTGATCCCGGCGGGCACGGCCTCGTTCGGCCCTGCGGCGCCTACGCCGGTGTCGGGTAACGTCGTGGTCGCCGCGCCGCTGGAAGGCTGCGGCGCCCTGACCAACGCCGCGGAGGTCGCGGGGAAGGTCGCGCTCTTCGTCCGCGGGACGTGCGCGTTCGCGGACAAGGCCGTGAACGCCCAGCAGGCGGGGGCCATCGCCGTGCTCATCTACAACAACGCGCCTGGGGACCCGCCGGGGCTCGGCGGGACTGGCAACGTCACCATCCCGACCCGCGGCCTGGCCCAGTCCGACGGTGATGCCATCCGCGCCGCCATCGCCGCGGGTGAGACCGTCACCGTCACCCTCCATGACGCGTTCCGCGTCTCGCTGCCGGAGCGTGGGGACACCATCACCAGCTTCAGCTCCCGCGGACCGGTGCGCAACCTGGCCCGCCCGATGCTCAAGCCCGACATCACCGCCCCTGGCTTCAACGTCGTGTCCGCCGGGGCGGGCAGCGGCAACAACTCCGTCGCCCTGAACGGCACCTCCATGGCGTCGCCCCTGACGGCCGGTGCCATGACGCTGCTGCGCCAGCAGCGGCCGACCTGGACCCCGTTCGAGCTGAAGGCGCTCGCCATGAACACGGCGGGCCATGATCTGTTCAACGTCCCCACCGCGCCCCGTCTGCGTGTCAGCCCGACCCGCGTCGGCGCCGGCCGCGTCGACGTGGCGGCGGCGGCGAACGGCTCGGTCATCGCGTACTCGGCAGCGGCTCCGGAGTGGGTGAGCGTCAGCTTCGCCACCATCGACGTGAGCACCGTGGCGAACGAGGTCCAGGCCATCCAGCTGAAGAACAAGGGCCAGGCCAGCGAGACCTACAACGTCACCCTCGACGCCGCGGTGGCCCCGCCGGGCGTCACCATCGCCCCGTCGTCGACGAGCGTCACGGTCGCCGCCAACGCCACCGCCGAGCTCAACCTGACCCTGACCGCCGACCCGGCGGCCATGGTGCGCCAGCGGGACGCCACCACGGTGACCAGCGGGCTCTCCACCCCCAATGCGCTGCGCCACTGGCTGTCCGAGGCGTCGGGCTACGTCGTGTTCACGCCGCAGTCCGGCAACGGGCCCACGCTGCGAGTGCCGTACTTCGCCGCGCCGACCCCGGCGTCCAATCTGACGGCCACCTCCCTGCCCGCCACCGGCACGTCCGGCACGGCGAACCTCTCCATCACCGGCACCGGCGTGAACACCCTCTCGCTGGCCACCACGCCGCAGCAGCAGGGCGTCCGCTCGCTGTCCACCGCGTTCGAGCTCGCCTACGCCAGCCCCAACACGGCGCCGATGGGCGGGCCCATCCCCGGGGGCTATCCGCTCGCGGAGACGGACATCGCCAACCTGAAGTACGTGGGCATCACCTCCAGCGGCACCAACCTGTTCTTCGCCCTCAACACCTGGGCACCCTGGGGGAGCCCGCTGGAGGTGGAGTTCGACGTCTACGTCCGCCGCGCGGGCGCTCCGAGCTGGGAGTTCGTGCTGTACAACTACGACTCGAACCGGCTCAACGCGAATGGCGCGTACAGCAACGTCTACATCTCGACGCTGGTGAACCTCGCCAGCGGGCAAGTGAGCCGCCAGCGGCCCCTGAACATCCTCGATGCCGGTACGCACGTGCCGCTGTACTTCTCCGACACCCTGGTGATGGGCGTCAGCACCACGTCGCTGGGCCTGACCGCTCCCAACACGGCCCTCGAGTACCAGGTGGTCTCGTTCAACACCCGCTTCGGGCTGGTCGACACCTCGCCGGTGCTCCGCTACGACCTCGCGGCCCCTGCGTTCACCACGACGCTGGATACCTCGCTGGAGCTGCCCGGCAGCAACCTGCCTCCGTTCCGGCTCGGCGCAGCGGGTGACGTCCCCGTCACCTACAACCTCACGCGGGCCCGCGCGACCCAGACGGGCGGCCTGCTGCTCGTGGCGCACCACAACGCCAACGGCCAGAAGGCGCGTGCGGTGTCCGTGGACGGCCTGACCTGCTCCAGCAACGCCTCATGCACCGAGCCTGGGGCCGGTGTGTGTGACACCCTGAGCGGGGCGTGTGTGGGATGCACCAGCAACGCCGACTGCGCCACGGGTTACTGCGACATCTACGGGACCCGTACCTGCCAGGCTGCGGTGGACTGCCGCCGGGCTGACGGTCCGGTGTGCCCCGCGAACTTCTTCTGCAGCCCGGACTTCGGGACGTGCCAGCCCAGCCAGGCGATCATCGCCACCCTCGTCGTGCCGCCCAGCAGCATGTGCCCCAATGGCGGCATCCAGGTGAACACCGGCTTCGACAACGACCGGAGCGGCCAGCTGGACCGGGAGGAGATCGTCCAGACCCAGTACGTCTGCAACGGGACCAACGGCGCCAGCGCCACCGTTGTGGCGGAGCCTGCCGGTGCCAACTGCGCCAATGGCGGTGTGCGGGTGCAGGTCGGCAACAACGCGCCGAGCTACGTCTGCAACGGGGAGAACGGCGCTGACGGCCTGAGCCCGACCATCACCACCGAGCCTCCAGGCGCCAACTGCGCCGAGGGCGGCCTCCGGGTGCAGGTTGGAACTGGGACGCCGGCCTACGTGTGCAACGGTGCCAGCTCCGAGCCCACCACGGTGACGCCTGAGCCGCAGGGGGACAACTGCGCCACCGGCGGTGTGCGGGTGCAGGTCGGCAGCAACACGCCGACCTACGTCTGCAACGGGCCCGCAGGTCCGACCGGGCCGCAGGGTCCCGAAGGCCCGGCAGGTCCGCAGGGGCCGCAAGGTCCCCAGGGCCCCGCGGGTGAGGGCGGCTGCAGCGCGGCCGGCGGCTCCTCGCTGTTGCCGCTGATGGCCTTCGTGCTGCTGGCACGCCTTGGCCGGTCGAGGTCCAAGGCGGGTGCGGCGGGGCGCAGGAAGCCCGCCGCCGGGTAG